A portion of the Podospora pseudoanserina strain CBS 124.78 chromosome 2, whole genome shotgun sequence genome contains these proteins:
- the DIM1_1 gene encoding Dimethyladenosine transferase (EggNog:ENOG503NU08; BUSCO:EOG09263720; COG:A), whose amino-acid sequence MPKAAKQKKGGGPSGPYDRKSKPAASTNIFKFDKDYGQHILKNPGISDAIVEKAYLKPTDVVVEIGPGTGNITVRALEKAKKVIAIDIDPRMGAEVTKRVQGTPLAKKLEVILGDVIKMPEMPPCDALISNTPYQISSPLIFKMLAMPNPPRVAVLMFQREFAKRLVAKPGDALYSRLSVNVNFWATCKHIMKVGKQNFKPPPKVESDVVRIEPLIGSARPNIAFDEFDGLLRIAFNRKNKTLNASFAIKEVLAMCERNYKVYCSLNNIPVDEGVAAAGAGAVVGEEEGMDVDMDDDGADGDDNEEEEEEEEEDNGMDVEDDEDMPEFFKEMKDEEDKAAAAKTPSRNPKSKVAMVVKAKVNKVLASTGLGEKRARQCDQNDFLKLLVAFHEEGIHFS is encoded by the exons ATGCCAAAGGCCgccaagcagaagaagggcggAGGGCCCAGCGGCCCCTACGATCGCAAGTCGAAGcccgccgccagcaccaacatCTTCAAGTTCGACAAGGACTATGGCCAGCATATTCTCAAGAACCCCGGCATCAGCGACGCCATTGTCGAAAAGGCCTACCTCAAGCCCACcgatgtcgtcgtcgaaaTCGGTCCTGGTACCGGTAACATCACCGTCCGCGCCCTggaaaaggcaaagaaggtCATTGCCA TCGATATCGACCCCCGCATGGGCGCCGAAGTAACCAAGCGCGTCCAAGGCACCCCCCTGGCCAAAAAGCTCGAAGTCATCCTCGGTGACGTGATCAAAATGCCCGAAATGCCCCCCTGCGAcgccctcatctccaacacaCCCTACCAaatctcctctcctctgATCTTCAAGATGCTCGCCATGCCCAACCCCCCCCGCGTGGCGGTCCTCATGTTCCAGCGCGAGTTCGCCAAACGCCTCGTCGCCAAACCCGGCGACGCGCTCTACTCCCGTCTGTCGGTCAATGTCAACTTTTGGGCCACCTGCAAGCACATCATGAAGGTGGGGAAACAAAACTTTAAGCCGCCTCCCAAGGTGGAGAGTGACGTTGTTAGGATTGAGCCGTTGATTGGGTCGGCGAGGCCGAATATTGCTTTTGATGAGTTtgatgggttgttgaggattGCGTTCAACAGGAAGAACAAGACGTTGAATGCGTCGTTTGCGATCAAGGAGGTTTTGGCCATGTGTGAGAGGAATTACAAGGTGTATTGCTCGTTGAATAATATTCCTGTTGATGaaggggttgctgctgcgggggcgggggcggtggtgggggaggaagaggggatggatgttgatatggatgatgatggagcggatggggatgataatgaggaggaggaggaggaggaggaggaggataacgggatggatgtggaagacgatgaggataTGCCCGAGTTTTTCAAGGAGAtgaaggacgaggaggacaaggccgccgctgccaaaACGCCGAGCAGGAACCCCAAGTCAAAGGTTGCGATGGtggtcaaggccaaggtcaacaaggTGCTTGCGAGCACggggctgggggagaagagagcGAGGCAGTGCGATCAGAACGACTTTTTGAAGCTATTGGTGGCGTTCCACGAGGAGGGTATTCATTTCTCCTAG
- a CDS encoding hypothetical protein (EggNog:ENOG503NUC3; COG:S) → MSIRIALENPPEFYTNLDIMKGHVVLTLSRHETVGAIIVKLEGESRTALGIPNDNSSTGVPHREMPSAGDIIYENHKILYKVAQAFPNENAPPQAGPIVLNPGQHHFPFQFKFPFNNSCGNAEAMAKIGGVVNAGGFAPGAGLFGLGGIRVMDGTKQLMYSHVTKTLPPSFTGFPGEAEIRYYVKVTIQRPGLFKENWRYQIGLKFLPIEPPRPPKSNQEAYARRPFAFAPRTPPSTAPPSTKKRTSFFGRSTTPQPPPPVGGPSNPSSSADASLATPPSIEMSARLPHPAILTCNKSIPLRLIAKKLAPSNGEVYLVAIQIDLIGKTIVRCQDLVNNELNRWVIVSRQGLSIPVSKPDDAVGTEVVLPDAIWNNVPLPNTVMPSFQTCNLSREYQLEVKLGLAWGKPDGANHASNSSSFFGGSNRNKGKNLANIPQEIHLPLNFSNVQVFSGLTPPAELVEAMRQGRTRPARKQTGPNGRPPQQQPQPQPNIPPQGVASSSRPLAPVLPPRPVAATPQNDASEAALYPPQLRPGQDAPPYDDAPPTYEEAMAEEMTGPVFPSTARPAYSGVTDENAASSLPEKN, encoded by the exons ATGTCGATACGCATAGCTCTGGAGAACCCGCCCGAGTTCTACACGAACTTGGATATCATGAAGGGCCATGTCGTGCTCACCCTTAGCCGGCATGAGACAGTGGGCGCCATCATCGTGAAGCTTGAGGGAGAGTCAAGGACGGCCCTGGGAATCCCAAACGACAACTCTAGCACCGGAGTACCGCACAGAGAAATGCCATCGGCCGGGGACATCATCTACGAAAACCACAAGATTCTCTACAAGGTAGCCCAGGCATTTCCCAACGAGAACGCTCCACCTCAGGCCGGTCCCATCGTACTCAACCCAGGTCAGCATCATTTTCCCTTCCAGTTCAAGTTTCCCTTCAACAACTCATGTGGCAACGCCGAAGCCATGGCCAAGATTGGAGGCGTTGTGAATGCCGGTGGATTCGCTCCAGGAGCTGGACTATTTGGACTAGGCGGAATCCGCGTGATGGACGGGACCAAGCAGTTGATGTACTCTCACGTTACGAAGACGTTACCTCCTAGTTTCACAGGATTCCCTGGCGAGGCAGAGATTCGATACTACGTCAAAGTCACGATACAAAGGCCGGGTTTATTCAAGGAGAATTGGAGATATCAAATAGGACTCAAATTCTTACCCATCGAACCACCCAGACCACCAAAAAGCAACCAAGAGGCATATGCCAGGCGTCCATTCGCCTTTGCGCCTCGCACGCCACCTTCCACGGCGCCACCGTCGACTAAGAAGCGGACCTCGTTCTTTGGAAGGAGTACCACtccgcaaccaccacccccggtTGGCGGACCCTCGAACCCATCCTCGTCGGCCGATGCCAGCTTAGCAACACCGCCCTCGATCGAGATGTCTGCTCGCCTCCCACATCCAGCTATTCTGACATGCAATAAGTCAATACCACTACGACTTATCGCCAAGAAACTGGCACCCAGCAATGGAGAGGTGTACCTCGTAGCTATACAGATTGACCTCATCGGCAAGACCATCGTACGATGTCAGGACTTGGTCAACAACGAGTTAAACCGTTGGGTGATAGTCTCACGCCAGGGTCTTTCCATACCTGTATCCAAGCCAGACGACGCCGTAGGAACCGAGGTTGTCCTTCCCGATGCCATCTGGAACAACGTGCCTCTCCCCAACACCGTCATGCCGAGTTTCCAGACGTGTAATCTGAG TCGTGAGTACCAACTGGAAGTCAAGCTCGGACTCGCCTGGGGAAAGCCAGACGGCGCCAACCACgcctccaacagctcctctttctttggcGGTTCTAACCGGAACAAGGGCAAGAACCTTGCCAACATCCCGCAGGagatccacctccccctcaacttcAGCAACGTCCAAGTCTTCTCCGGTCTCACTCCCCCAGCAGAATTGGTAGAGGCCATGCGTCAAGGACGAACACGACCAGCCAGGAAACAAACCGGTCCTAATGGTCGtcctccacagcaacaacctcaaccgcaGCCCAATATCCCACCTCAAGGTGTGGCTTCTTCATCACGCCCACTTGCACCAGTGCTGCCGCCTAGACCGGTGGCAGCCACACCACAGAACGATGCCTCGGAAGCGGCGCTTTACCCGCCTCAGTTAAGACCCGGACAAGACGCACCGCCGTATGACGATGCGCCCCCTACATATGAGGAGGcaatggcggaggagatgactGGGCCGGTTTTTCCAAGCACGGCAAGACCGGCCTACAGCGGAGTGACGGATGAGAATGCGGCGAGTAGTTTGCCTGAGAAAAATTAG